In a genomic window of Mycolicibacterium neoaurum VKM Ac-1815D:
- a CDS encoding zinc-binding dehydrogenase, which translates to MKALQFIGSGKPLTLVDLPEPTPGPGWVVVDVHAAGLCHSDLHILHGPGADWVAKQPIVLGHEVAGTVAALGEGVTGFEIGDRVGIACIAHPLEAGLAYAPGLAVDGGYAERTLAHASTLVPIPGNVSFAQAAIATDSVATSYHAVRTTAGVQRGQTVGIIGLGGLGLNGVRVAHLQGATVYGVDVNPSTFPTARQMGAKECFSSIADLQALQPDVIIDFAGAGSTTAAAVEAVRAGGRVVVIGLEAGTAEINITHMVLMSVQLHGSLGASKQDLVEVYDLISSGDLQPAIEEVAFDDVPAALDRLHRGEVTGRLVANPHH; encoded by the coding sequence ATGAAGGCACTGCAGTTCATCGGATCCGGCAAGCCGCTGACTCTGGTCGACCTCCCGGAGCCAACCCCAGGCCCGGGCTGGGTCGTCGTCGACGTGCACGCCGCCGGGCTCTGTCACTCGGACCTGCACATCCTGCATGGCCCCGGGGCGGACTGGGTCGCGAAGCAGCCGATCGTCCTCGGCCACGAGGTCGCCGGCACCGTGGCGGCACTTGGTGAAGGTGTGACAGGGTTCGAGATCGGCGATCGCGTCGGAATCGCCTGCATCGCCCACCCACTCGAAGCCGGACTGGCCTACGCGCCAGGCCTCGCCGTCGACGGCGGGTACGCCGAGCGGACGCTCGCCCACGCCTCGACACTCGTCCCAATTCCCGGCAACGTGTCCTTCGCCCAAGCCGCGATCGCCACCGACTCCGTCGCGACCTCCTATCACGCCGTCCGCACCACCGCGGGCGTGCAGAGGGGCCAGACGGTGGGCATCATCGGGTTGGGCGGACTTGGCCTCAACGGTGTTCGAGTCGCCCATCTTCAAGGTGCCACGGTCTACGGAGTAGACGTCAACCCCTCGACATTCCCCACCGCAAGACAGATGGGCGCGAAGGAATGCTTCTCCTCGATCGCCGACCTACAGGCCCTTCAGCCCGACGTCATCATCGACTTCGCCGGCGCCGGCTCCACCACCGCAGCTGCCGTCGAGGCGGTCCGGGCCGGTGGACGCGTGGTCGTGATCGGACTAGAGGCCGGGACCGCCGAGATCAACATCACGCACATGGTGTTGATGTCGGTCCAGCTTCATGGCTCCCTGGGGGCCAGCAAGCAAGACCTCGTCGAGGTCTACGACCTCATCTCCTCCGGAGACCTGCAACCTGCCATCGAAGAGGTCGCCTTCGACGACGTCCCCGCCGCCCTGGACCGACTGCACCGCGGGGAAGTCACCGGCCGGTTGGTTGCCAACCCGCACCACTGA
- a CDS encoding AMP-binding protein gives MPVTDRRTSEAGVDRAESYARGPQSPPLLESTIGANLAATTASYGGNDALVDVASGRRWTYTEFRSSVRRLAAGLLAAGIRTGDRVGIWAPNVPEWTITQYATAEIGAILVTINPAYRAHELEHVLNQAGVRMVISAASFKTSDYVAMLNEVRPRCEHLEDVVVIGEARWNVLVASTIDDVALDAAAAALSNTDPINIQYTSGTTGAPKGASLTHRNILNNGYLVGELLGYTGADRVCIPVPFYHCFGMVMGNLAATSHGATMVIPSPGFEPAAVLNAVAEQRCTSLYGVPTMFIAELAAATFDEADLSSLRTGIMAGSPCPAEVMRQVIDRMHMGEIAICYGMTETSPVSTQTRADDSLTQRTTTVGPVGPHLEVKVVDPDTGATVPRGVNGELCTRGYSVMAGYWNQPDETAEVIDSDGWMHTGDIGVMDADGYVAITGRIKDMVIRGGENVYPREIEEFLYTHPDILDAQVIGVPDERYGEELMAWVRLRPGVATLSEQDIRTYCTGALAHYKIPRYVRIVEDFPMTVTGKIRKVDMREQSRIILAKNTSQ, from the coding sequence GTGCCCGTGACCGACCGTCGAACATCCGAGGCCGGTGTCGATCGCGCGGAATCGTATGCGCGAGGCCCTCAGTCACCGCCGCTGCTGGAGTCGACGATCGGCGCCAATCTGGCCGCCACCACTGCCTCGTACGGCGGCAACGACGCCCTGGTCGACGTTGCCTCCGGCCGGCGTTGGACCTACACCGAGTTCCGCTCGTCGGTTCGGCGGCTTGCCGCCGGTCTGCTAGCCGCGGGAATCCGCACTGGCGATCGAGTCGGCATCTGGGCGCCCAACGTTCCCGAATGGACGATTACGCAGTACGCGACCGCCGAGATCGGCGCCATCCTGGTCACCATCAACCCGGCCTACCGGGCCCACGAACTCGAACACGTTCTCAATCAGGCCGGTGTGCGCATGGTGATCAGCGCGGCATCCTTCAAGACCTCGGATTACGTCGCCATGCTCAACGAGGTGCGGCCTCGGTGTGAACACCTCGAAGACGTCGTCGTCATCGGTGAAGCACGATGGAACGTCCTCGTCGCCAGCACGATCGACGACGTGGCCCTGGACGCTGCCGCAGCAGCGCTGTCGAACACAGACCCGATCAACATCCAGTACACCTCGGGAACGACGGGAGCGCCCAAGGGGGCCAGCCTGACTCACCGGAACATCCTCAACAACGGCTACCTGGTCGGTGAACTCCTTGGCTACACCGGTGCCGATCGGGTCTGCATACCGGTGCCGTTCTATCACTGCTTCGGCATGGTGATGGGCAATCTCGCGGCCACCAGTCATGGCGCGACGATGGTCATTCCCAGCCCCGGATTCGAACCGGCCGCAGTACTCAATGCCGTTGCTGAGCAACGTTGCACGTCGCTTTACGGAGTGCCCACGATGTTCATTGCCGAACTCGCCGCCGCCACCTTCGACGAGGCCGATCTGAGCAGCCTGCGCACCGGCATCATGGCCGGATCTCCTTGTCCCGCCGAGGTCATGCGTCAGGTGATCGATCGGATGCACATGGGCGAGATCGCGATCTGCTACGGCATGACCGAGACCTCGCCGGTGTCCACCCAAACCCGCGCCGACGATTCGCTGACCCAGCGCACAACCACCGTCGGACCCGTCGGCCCCCACCTCGAGGTCAAGGTCGTCGATCCCGACACGGGGGCGACGGTGCCCCGCGGTGTCAACGGGGAGCTTTGCACGCGTGGCTATTCCGTGATGGCCGGATACTGGAACCAACCCGATGAGACCGCCGAGGTAATCGACTCCGACGGCTGGATGCACACCGGAGACATCGGTGTGATGGACGCCGACGGGTACGTCGCGATCACCGGCCGTATCAAGGACATGGTGATTCGAGGTGGGGAGAACGTGTACCCGCGTGAGATCGAGGAGTTCCTCTACACCCACCCCGACATCCTGGACGCCCAGGTGATCGGAGTTCCCGACGAGCGCTACGGCGAGGAACTCATGGCCTGGGTTCGCCTCCGCCCCGGAGTCGCAACGCTGTCGGAGCAAGACATACGCACGTACTGCACCGGAGCCCTCGCCCACTACAAGATTCCACGCTACGTCCGCATCGTCGAGGACTTCCCCATGACCGTCACCGGGAAGATACGCAAGGTGGACATGCGTGAACAGTCACGAATCATATTGGCCAAGAACACTTCTCAATGA
- a CDS encoding alpha/beta fold hydrolase, whose amino-acid sequence MHPAATDASPLVCIHGFSGSWRHWMPIVHGVERHHRVHVARLAGHADGPGFPAGSPVTVTAVADELERHLDQHGIGEAHLVGNSLGGWLALELAVRGRALSVTALSPALGWPPSGAHLRALRIKLVAARRVFSAMEPFAETAFKFRPIRRTLFNGAMARSERLPVTDLVAFVRDNLSCSIYHDLMRSFLSTEAVLGQIACPVHIAWSELDALIPWDPYGRRFPELVPHARLSTIPGVGHVPMFDDPGLVSRVITDFTTAVDAGTPIK is encoded by the coding sequence ATGCATCCGGCAGCAACCGACGCTTCGCCACTGGTCTGCATCCATGGATTCAGCGGGAGCTGGCGCCACTGGATGCCGATAGTCCACGGGGTCGAGCGTCACCATCGGGTCCACGTCGCCCGGCTGGCTGGCCACGCCGACGGCCCCGGCTTCCCGGCGGGTTCGCCGGTAACCGTCACCGCCGTGGCCGATGAGCTAGAACGCCACCTCGATCAGCACGGGATCGGCGAAGCGCATCTGGTTGGCAATTCACTGGGCGGGTGGCTGGCGCTCGAACTCGCCGTGCGTGGGCGCGCACTCTCGGTTACAGCCCTGTCCCCAGCCCTGGGTTGGCCACCCTCGGGTGCACACCTTCGTGCACTGAGGATCAAACTCGTTGCGGCACGGAGAGTCTTCTCGGCCATGGAGCCGTTCGCCGAAACCGCCTTCAAGTTCCGTCCGATTCGGCGGACGCTCTTCAACGGCGCCATGGCCCGAAGTGAGCGCCTTCCCGTCACCGACCTCGTCGCATTCGTTCGCGACAATCTGAGCTGCAGCATCTATCACGACCTGATGCGGTCGTTTCTGTCGACCGAAGCAGTACTCGGACAGATCGCCTGCCCCGTGCACATCGCGTGGTCCGAGCTGGACGCCCTCATCCCATGGGATCCCTACGGACGACGCTTCCCGGAATTGGTGCCGCACGCGCGGCTCTCCACCATCCCCGGCGTCGGACATGTGCCCATGTTCGACGACCCGGGGCTGGTGTCGCGCGTCATCACCGACTTCACCACTGCCGTGGATGCCGGTACCCCCATCAAATAG
- a CDS encoding IS3 family transposase (programmed frameshift), giving the protein MARPYPREFRDDVVRVARNRDDGVTIEQIATDFGVHPMTLHKWMRQADIDEGTKQGKSTGESTELREARRRIKLLEQENEVLRRATAYLSQANLPKRLYPLVKELAGDGIPVAVTCRVLKLARQPYYRWLANPITDAELVEAYRANALFDAHRDDPEFGYRYLVEEAREAGESMAERTAWRICSQNQLWSVFGKKRGKNGKVGPPVHDDLVERDFTADGPNQLWLSDITEHRTDEGKLYLCAIKDVFSNRIVGYSIDSRMKSRLATTALSSAVARRGDIAGCIVHTDRGSQFRSRRFVHALSRYEMVGSMGRVGAAGDNAAMESFFALLQKNVLDRHRWSTREELRIAIVTWIERTYHRRRRQAGLGRLTPIEFEAIMTTRASQAA; this is encoded by the exons ATGGCAAGGCCCTATCCCCGTGAGTTCCGCGACGATGTCGTGCGCGTGGCTCGCAACCGCGATGACGGTGTAACCATCGAGCAGATCGCCACTGATTTCGGTGTACACCCGATGACCTTGCACAAGTGGATGCGCCAGGCCGATATCGACGAGGGCACCAAGCAGGGCAAGAGCACTGGCGAGTCCACCGAGTTGCGTGAGGCGCGGCGTCGGATCAAGTTGTTAGAGCAGGAGAACGAGGTGCTGCGCCGGGCCACGGCCTATCTGTCGCAGGCCAATCTGCCG AAAAGGCTCTACCCGCTCGTGAAGGAGCTCGCCGGCGACGGGATTCCCGTCGCGGTGACGTGCCGGGTACTCAAGCTCGCCCGCCAACCGTATTACCGCTGGTTGGCCAATCCCATCACCGATGCCGAACTCGTCGAGGCCTACCGCGCAAACGCGCTGTTCGACGCCCACCGCGACGACCCGGAGTTCGGGTACCGCTACCTCGTGGAGGAGGCCCGAGAGGCCGGCGAATCGATGGCAGAGCGCACCGCCTGGCGAATCTGCTCGCAGAATCAGTTGTGGAGCGTGTTCGGCAAAAAGCGCGGCAAGAACGGCAAGGTAGGCCCGCCGGTGCACGATGATCTTGTCGAGCGCGACTTCACCGCCGATGGCCCAAACCAATTGTGGCTCAGCGATATCACCGAACATCGCACCGATGAAGGCAAGCTCTATCTCTGTGCCATCAAGGACGTGTTCTCCAACCGTATCGTCGGGTACTCGATCGACTCCCGAATGAAGTCCCGGCTGGCCACCACAGCGCTCAGTAGCGCGGTGGCTCGCCGCGGTGATATCGCTGGCTGCATAGTCCACACCGATCGCGGATCTCAATTCAGGTCAAGGAGATTCGTCCATGCACTGAGCCGTTATGAAATGGTCGGATCGATGGGCCGCGTCGGTGCGGCTGGCGACAACGCAGCCATGGAGAGCTTCTTTGCTCTACTTCAGAAGAACGTGCTCGATCGCCACCGCTGGAGCACACGAGAAGAGCTGCGGATCGCGATCGTCACCTGGATCGAACGGACCTACCATCGTCGCCGGCGCCAAGCCGGCCTCGGTCGGTTGACCCCGATCGAATTCGAAGCGATTATGACCACACGGGCCAGTCAGGCCGCGTGA
- a CDS encoding site-specific integrase, translated as MHTCLAGLIRASRITRLRRGVYAPREATLNNSPARGVKAITVRSTLTTFRMVIQSFVDQGALTRNVIALVERPADELPDDKPETSKSWTLAEVQQFRTSVRDDRLFACWLLSCYGLRRSEILGLRWSAIEGDTLSIRRSRVVVGNDAVEGMPKSRRSIRDLPLPTELASALSELKQRQQDEARAFGSRWADDRLVAVREDGSPIRHEWYSDEFQRLRQRAGLRRIHLKGLRNTSVSLMLAGGLPVHVVAAWHGHDPSVSLSIYSDAQREDLRAAGAALFG; from the coding sequence GTGCACACCTGCCTGGCCGGGCTAATACGAGCGAGCCGCATCACGCGGCTGCGCCGGGGTGTTTACGCCCCCAGAGAAGCCACGCTGAACAACTCGCCTGCACGCGGGGTCAAAGCCATCACCGTCCGCTCGACATTGACAACCTTCCGGATGGTCATTCAGTCGTTCGTCGACCAGGGCGCGCTTACCCGAAACGTCATCGCTCTCGTCGAACGCCCGGCTGACGAACTCCCGGACGATAAACCCGAGACTTCCAAATCCTGGACGCTTGCCGAGGTCCAACAGTTCCGCACCTCAGTCCGCGACGACAGGCTGTTCGCCTGCTGGCTGCTGAGCTGTTACGGGCTGCGTCGCTCCGAGATTTTGGGCTTACGGTGGTCGGCAATCGAGGGCGACACCCTGTCGATCCGCCGCAGCCGCGTAGTAGTCGGCAACGATGCGGTTGAGGGCATGCCGAAGTCTCGTCGAAGCATTCGAGACCTCCCCCTACCTACCGAGCTGGCTTCCGCTCTATCGGAGTTGAAGCAACGACAGCAAGACGAAGCCCGCGCTTTCGGTAGTCGATGGGCCGATGACCGTTTGGTAGCGGTACGTGAGGACGGCTCCCCCATCCGCCATGAGTGGTATTCAGATGAATTTCAACGTCTCCGCCAGCGCGCTGGTCTACGCCGTATTCATCTCAAGGGGTTGCGTAACACCAGCGTCAGTCTGATGCTGGCCGGCGGTTTGCCGGTACACGTCGTCGCTGCCTGGCACGGTCACGATCCGTCGGTCTCGCTATCGATCTATTCCGACGCGCAGCGCGAGGATCTGCGCGCGGCCGGTGCCGCCCTCTTCGGCTGA